Genomic DNA from Roseburia intestinalis L1-82:
AAATATCATGTATACCGTTGTAAACAGCCGTGCATATGATCCTGAAAACTTAAAGACAGGTCTGATGAACTGGCAGATCCTGGCAATCGTGATCGATATCATCCTTGGAGCACTGGTAATCTTCTTAGAGGTTCTTACGATCAGGAAATATAAAAAAGATGCAGCAGAAGAACCGGTGCAGACCGTAAATGAAACATCAGCAGAATAAAAACAGAACTTTGCAGAGATTACAATACATAGAGGTGAAAGCGTACAATGAGTAGTATAAAAAATCTATGGCAGAACTTTGCAGACAAACATCCCGGAGCCTCCAAATGGGTCCGGGAGGGCGGTCTGTTCGTGATCGTAAGTAACCTGATCACGGTATTTAAATACCTGATGTTACTGTTTCTGCCGCTCGCATTTGCCGGACTTCCAAACATTGACTTTGGATTCCCGGGAATCGACATCACATTATTTGGAGAAACATTCAAATGGAATATTATCGGTTATGATGCCGCACACGGTGGACTTCCATATTTTTGTGCATACATGGTTGCCATGGTGATTGGAGAATGCATCAATTTCCCGATCCAGAGAACTTTCGTGTTCCGCAGCAAAGGAAATATCTGGTATCAGGCATTCTGGTATCTGATCGCATTCTGCATCGTGACCTGTATCGTAAACTCCATCAACTGTATCTGGGTAGCAGTAGCCGGTATGTTCGTGCCGGACTGGCTGTACAATATAGGAACGACCGTGTTAAACGGCGGAGTTTCAATGGTCGTATTTTTCTTTGTCAATAAGATCATTTTCCCGGAAGGGGAAGCGAAAGCGTAAAAAATAGTATGTGAAAAACGAAATAAGCACATATAAAAAGCATGTTTTACGATTCAAAAGAATTGCAGAGCATGCTTTTTTTGTTGTATTTTAAATAGGAATAGGATTCACATATTGACAAACAAAACAGAAATGTTTATATTTATAACAGCGTTATATAACACTGTTATAAATGAGTGGAGGAACCAGTGACAAAACAAGTAGAAGGAGTTTCAGAAAAAATCATAGCCTGTGCGAAGGAAGAGTTCCTGCAAAAAGGATATTCCGACGCATCTCTGCGGACGATCGCCGAAAAGGCAGGAACAACGACCGGATCCATCTATTCGCGGTTTAAAGACAAGGAAGGATTATTTTCCGCGATTGTGGAACCGGCGGCGGATCATCTGGTGCAGATGTTTTTACATACGCAGGAGACATTTCACGGGCTTGAGGAAGAACAGCAGCCGAAAGAGATGAAGCATTATGTGTCATCCGGCATGGTGGAGATGATCGATTATATTTACGACAATTTTGAAGTGTTTGAGCTTTTGTTGGATGCTTCCTACGGAACAAAGTTTCAGGATTTTGTGGAACGGCTTGTCGAGATCGAGACAGAATATACTTATAAGTATATGGACGTCATTCATTACCGGACAGAAGATGGCGAGGTGATCACCGAGGATTTTATCCATATCATGACGAGGGCATTATTTGAGAGTATGTTTGAGGTGGTACGCCATAAAATGACGAAGGAGAAGGCACTCCGTTATATGGATATGCTTGAAAAATACCATTATGGAGGCTGGAATGCAATTCTGAAATGGGAGTAAGAGATGGGCTGTACATTTCTGGTAACAGGATGACAGCCTTCTAAAAAAATCATTGGTTAGCGAAAACTAATTTCAAGTAGTGATGTATAACAAAAACTAAAAATGGAAAGGGAGTCTTTGAGATGGAAAGTGATGCGAAGTTAAAAAAACAAAGTTCTTTGGCAAGGCTTTTTGAATATGCCGGGAATTATAAATATCTGACGATCCTCTCGTGGATATTTTCTGTGGTCAGTGCCTGGATTGCGCTGGTACCGTTTTATTATATCTGGAGAGTGATAAAGGAAATTTTAGATGTGGCGCCTCATTATGAAAATGCAGGGAATCTTGCAAATTATGGGTGGCATGCAGTCGGTTTTGCAATTCTATCCATGTTTCTTTACATTTGCGGACTGCTTTGTTCCCATTTGTCTGCGTTTCATGTGCAGGCAGGGATACGTTCACAGCTGATGCACCATATCATGACATTACCGATGGGATTTATGGACAGTGACGGAAGCGGTAAGATCCGTAAGATTGTCAACGAGTCGAGTGAAGCGACAGAGACCTATCTTGCACATCAGTTACCGGATCAGGCGGGCGCCATTGCAACGCCGGTCGGTCTTCTGGTTTTGCTCCTGATGTTTGACTGGCGGCTTGGACTGCTAAGTCTGATCCCGGTAGTGGCAGCATTTTTAATTATGGGCAGCATGACCGGGCAGCGCATGAAAGATAAAATGACAGAGTACCAGAATGCACTTGAAGAAATGTCGAGTGAGGCCGTGGAATATGTCCGCGGCATTCCGGTCGTAAAAACATTTGGACAGTCGGTATTTTCATTCAAGCGTTTTCGCGACTCGATAAAGAAATATGAAAAATGGACAATCGCTTACACAAAAGAATTAAGACTTCCGATGACCTTTTATACGACGATCATCAATGCGGCATTTGCTGTTCTGATCGCAGTTACTTTTTATGTGGTCAGAGGCGGGGAGAGCGACACGTTCTTATTAAATCTGATGTTCTATATTATCATCACTCCGATCATTACAGTCACTTTAAATAAAATCATGTATGCAAGTGAAAACCAGATGATCGTTGAGGATGCGCTGACCAGGATCGACAGTATTTTAGAAAAGAAGCCGCTCACAGAGGCAGCAGGAAAAGCGGATCCGAAAGATATGTCCATTACTTTTGAAAATGTGTCTTTCCGTTATGAGGATGCCGCAAAAGATGCATTACATAACATCAATCTTAAGATCCGAGAGGGCGAACATGTCGCATTTGTCGGGCCGTCCGGTGGTGGAAAGTCGACACTTGCAAGCCTGATCGCACGTTTCTTTGATGCAACAGAAGGGAAGATCAGGATCGGTGGCGTGGATGTGCGTGATATCCCGTCGAAACAGCTTATGGATATGGTGTCATTTGTATTTCAGGACAGTAAACTTTTGAAGATGTCTGTTTATGAAAATGTCCGCATGGGCAGGAAAGATGCGACGAGAGAGGAAGTTATGGAAGCATTAAAGAATGCACAGTGCGAAGATATTATCGAAAAATTGCCGGATAGTATTGATACGGTGATCGGAGCAAAGGGAACTTATGTGTCCGGCGGTGAAGCACAGCGTCTTTCGATTGCGAGGGCAATGTTAAAAAATGCGCCAATCCTGATCTTAGATGAGGCGACCGCATTTGCTGATCCGGACAATGAGGCGAAGGTGCAGCAGGCATTTTCAAAATTATCCACAGGAAAAACGGTCATTATGATCGCACATCGTCTGTCCTCCGTTGTGGATGCCGACCGGATCTGCGTGTTAAAGGACGGAGAGATCGTGGAGTCAGGAACGCATAAAGAACTGTCAGAAGCACAGAAACTGTATGCTCATATGGGGGATGCATACAATAAATCGGTTCGTTGGAAAGTGGGGGAATAAAAAATGTCATTCAAAGAAAAAATACAGCATAAATATGCACTTTCAGAGCAGGGTGCGAAGGATATGATAAAAGCATTTGTTTCCGTCACGATATCGGATATTGTGCTGATGTTTCCGGTAGGAATGCTTTATTTTCTGGTAAAGGATTATATGGGAGGAACACTTGGTGGAAGAGGCGGGTTTTATCTTGCAGGCAGCCTGATCTGTCTGGCATTGATCGCAATTACTACCTATATCCAGTATAATGCAACATTTTTTGCAACTTATGTGGAGAGTGGTGTCAGACGCATCACACTCGCGGAAAAACTGAGAAAAATACCACTCTCGTTCTTTGGCAAAAAAGATCTGTCGGATCTGACCAGCACGATCATGGCGGACTGTGCGACGATGGAGACGGTTTCTTCCCATGTGATACCGGAACTGATCGGAGCATGTATTTCTACGGCACTCGTGGCATTAAGTCTCTTTTTCTTTGACTGGAGAATGGCTTTAGCGGCGCTGTGGGTGCTTCCGGTTTCATTTCTGATCGTTGGCTGTTCCGGTAAAGTACAAAACAGTCTGAGCAGAAAACAGATGAAATTGAAAATGGACTGTGCCGACGGGATTCAGGAAGGACTTGAGACGGTCCGTGATCTCCGCGCCAACAATGCACAGGATGATTATATGAAAGGTCTGGATAAAAAAATTAAAGCGGTCGAGAAACATGCGATCGTGACAGAACTTGGCATGGCGGTATTTGTCGCAAGTGCCCAGATGATCTTAAAACTTGGTATTGCAACGGTTGCCCTGACAGGGGGAATCCTTCTTGCAAAGGGAAGTATCGATGTACTGACATTTTTCATGTTTTTGCTTGTTGTATCAAGAATCTATGATCCGATGCAGATTTCCCTGCAGAATTTAGCGGCAATGATCAGCGCAAATATACAGAGCGAACGTTTAGACGAGATCCTCTCCCATGAAATTCAGACAGGAACAGATCAGTTAAGCCATAAAGGATATGATATTACATTTTCAAATGTGAGATTTTCTTACGACAGAAAGGAGTCTGTATTAAAGGATGTAACATTTACTGCAAAACAGGGTGAGGTGACGGCACTGATCGGACCATCCGGCGGTGGAAAGACGACCGTATCAAGACTTGCGGCTAGATTCTGGGACATTGAAAAGGGAAAGATCACAGTTGGAGGCATGGACATTTCAAAGATCAATCCGGAAACTCTGATGTCACTGTATTCCATTGTATTTCAGGACGTCACACTTTTTAATAATACGATTATGGAAAATATCCGTATCGGCAGACAGGATGCGACGGATGAGGAAGTCATTGTCGCTGCCAAGTTAGCACACTGTGATGAATTTGCCCAAAAGCTGCCGGACGGCTGGCAGACGATGATTGGTGAAAACGGATCAGAACTCTCTGGCGGAGAACGTCAGAGAATCTCGATCGCAAGGGCGTTTTTAAAGGATGCACCGATTATCTTATTAGATGAGGCGACCGCATCACTGGATGTAGATAATGAGACACTGATCCAGGAGGCATTGTCAAAACTGATCCGGAATAAGACAGTTCTTATCATTGCGCACCGGATGCGAACGGTTGCAAACGCAGATAAGATCGTTGTGTTAAAAGACGGTGTGGTTGCAGAGGAAGGCACACCTGATGAGCTGTCCGGAAAAGATGGAATCTATCACCATATGGTGGAGACACAGATGCAGGCGGCAGGCTGGGTACTGTAGTTCATGATAAAAATACCGCAAATGCGATTTTCACATTTGCGGTATTTTCAGGTTTCATCACTTATTTTTTCTTTTTCTTACTTTTCTCTTTTTCAAGTTCAGCTTTTTCTTTTTCGAGTTCTTTATTTGCGCGATTTGCTTTTTCTTTTAATTTGGTCCTCCAGCTCTTTTTACCTTCCGGTTTTTCAAGAGGTCCGCGTACACCGGTAACTTTTGTGATATAGATACCACTCACGGTAGCTTTCACTTCTTTTTTGACCGGTATGTAATCAAATACAGATTCATCGGCGATCAAAGACATTACTTTTGGTCCAACCTTTGCTTTTACGATTGGAAGTTTGGTACGGCGCATCATCTTCGGTGTCTGGTCGATCACAACCTGCGGAAGACCGGATTCGGTAATGCGCATTCGCTTCTTATCTATGATCAGCATGGATACGGTCTGTGCGGCAGCGGCAAGCTGTTCATCCTGTTCGGCTTTCTTTTTCTGTGCTTTCTTCCCGAGAAAATAAAGGACAACAAGTCCGATGATTAAGACGGCTAAGATAACCAGTAATACGATAGTAACTGGGCTCATAAATAATCCTCCATATATTTACTTTTTAGAACAAAACTCAAAAAATATTGTAGCATTGATTTTTGGAAAAAGCAAGGTGTGTGTATGTTATATCTGTTTTTATACACTGGATTTTTTGTGCAAAACTTACAAATATCATTGGAATATCGGCTTTTTAATGACATTATAAGAACAGTATGCTAAAATCCAGACAAAGCATGATATTCTGAAATCATCTACATGGTTATAGACCATTCTTTTATCATAGTGAAAAATGTATAAAAAGTTATACATTCAACTTAAGAATTTCCAATGCTTTTATCATTCACACATATAAGCAGGGAGAATTCTTGAAAACCACGAATTGCTCCCGGATTAAACAAAGGAGGAGAAATGAATGGGGACGGTTGATATTGTAACAAAAGAGTATATGCGGGAGAATGCTATATTTGCAGATGCGTTTAATTATCTTATCTATGGTGGAAAAAAGGTGATCGATCCGGCAGGACTTACAGAGATTGACACTGCTACATCGGCAGTGGGTAAAAAAGATGCACTGCAAAAATACCGTGATGTTTTAAAAGCAGCAGTCATCAAACAGGATGAAAAGATGTCGTATGTTTTATTAGGGGTTGAGAATCAGACAGATGTCCATTATGCAATGCCGGTCAGAAACGCTATCTATGATGCCTTACAATATGGAAAACAAGTGTCAGATATAGCGGCAGGGCACCGACGGAGCCAAAAAGATTATTCAGGAAAAACCGGTGGAGAATATTTATCGGGATTTTTAAAGGAAGATCACATTAAACCAGTTATCACACTTGTGATTCATTTTGGGGCAGAGGAATGGGACGGACCGTTATCTTTACATGAAATGATGCCGATAAGGGATATGGAAATTTTAAGTTATGTGGAGAACTACAGGATACACCTGATCGATCCGGCAAAACTTACGGAAGAAGAACTGAACAAATTTTCAACAAGTATGAGAGAGGTTATGGGATATATCAAGTACTCTAATAATAAAGAAAAACTGCTGGATTTTTTGAGGACAGATACCCATAAAAGTATAGAAATGAATGCAGCCAGAGTTATAAAAACCATCACGAAGACACCAATTAAGATATCAGAGGAAAAGGAGGGGATAGAGATGTGTCAGGCGATTGAAGAATTAATTGCGGAGAGCGAAGCGCGTGGAGAAGTTCGTGGCAAAGCAGAGGGAATGATAGAAATGTGTCTCGAAATGAACATACCGAAAAAGGGTATTATAAAAAGATTGCAGGATAAATTAAACATATCTATGCAGCAGGCGGATGAGTATTTTAGAATGTATGGAACAAAAAATGATTAAGAGATTATATATCTGAAAAACATAAAACGGGCAGGCAGGAGTTTTCGTATATGAACTCCCACCTGCCTGTTTTTCTTATCTTGCCAGAATATCAATGATCTCCGCAATATACATCGTGTGCATATCATGATCTGCATACCATTTTTGCGCAATCTCTGGCATCAGGAAGGAATCCTCAGTCAGTCGCGTTGCGGACATTTTCTCACACAGCAGGATCATATTTCCCTCATCGATGAACGGAATGCTGTGGCGGGAGGTAAGGGTTAAACCGGCGGCTGAGATCTTATCGTTTTCGTCGCGGCCGGAGTGACTTCCACAGTAATTTAATGCATCACGGTATTTTTCAGATAAAAAGCTGAGAGAAAAGAATTCATTTTTGTCGATCAGTTCTTTGGTGTATCTTGAGTCACGGACAAATACAAAGGCAACGTTTTTGCCCCATAAGATGCCGACACCGCCCCAGCTTATGGTCATGGTGTTTGCTTTGTCTTTGGAACCTGCGGTGAGCAGCGCCCATTCTTTTCCAATCTTTGTAAATGGATCAAATTCCATCATATCTGCTGTCATAGGTTGAAATGTATGCATAACGTAATCTCCTTATATTTATACGAAATATTTATATGTTGGTTTTATTATAAAATTCCCTGGTTTAAATGACAAGAGAAAATTGCGGTTGTTTGCGGGGGCAGAGTGAGCCGTGTACGGAAAATTGACTTTTCATAAGTGTTGTACTATGATGGTTGCGAAAATTGTACAAAACAAAGGAGGAAAATCCTGCCCAATGTGTTGGGCATTGCTCCTGCAAGGGCACATGCTATGCAAAGGCGGCATAGCAGGCATTTTGCTCCGCAAAACAAAGGAGGAAAATCCTCTGCTCCTGCAAAGGCAGTCGCATTTTGCTCCGCAAAACAAGGAGGATTTATGAAAATCACAACGAAACAAATCACAACAACAGCAGTGTTACTGGCAATCTGTATCGTGAGCCAGTTCTTTAAAAACACAAGTGTGTACATCACAGGACCGATCATCAATGCATGTCTGATCATTGCGGCACTGGGTGCAGGAATGGCATGCGGAATTATTTTATCTGTGATCACACCGGTCACATCATTCCTGATTACAGGAAGCCCGATCATGTCAGCGATCCCGGCAATCATCCCATGCGTTATGATCGGAAATATCATTCTTGTAGTTGCAGTTAGTCTGATTGCAAAGAAAATCAAAGGCAATGCAGGTCTGATCGCAGGTATGGCAGCCGGCAGCATTGTAAAGGCATTATTTATGGGAGTCGTGATTGCACTGGTTCTGATTCCGTCCCTGCTTCCGGAGGCAATGGTTCCAAAGATGGCAGTGTTCCAGACAACATTTTCCGTGACACAGCTTATCACAGCAGTAATCGGAAGTGTGCTGGCATTTATTATCTGGATTCCTTTAAAAAAGGTAATTGCAGAGCAGAACTAAAAAACTTTCAGGGCAAAAATTCCAAAACATTTTAAAATCATATCATAACGCATGATTATAAAAAATAAACGTTAATATGAATTTGAGTAATGACGAATATAAGCCTTTGGAATAATCTTGACACTCAAAAAAGAAAGTATCATAATGGTGGTCAGAAAAAAAACGATAGAGAGTCGGAGGCATATGTTATGGATATCAGATTTGAAAAAAGAGAACATTTAAAGGAAAAACCAGATCAGAAACATCTTGGATTTGGAAAATATATGACAGACTATATGTTTGTTATGGATTGGACAAAGGAAGAGGGCTGGAAAGATGCAAGAATCGTTCCGGAAGGACCAATCACCATGGATCCGGCATGTGTAACGTTACATTATGCACAGGAAACATTCGAGGGTATGAAAGCATACCGTACTGCAGAGGGTAAGATCCAGTTATTCCGTCCGGAGATGAACGCAAAGAGAATGATCAACTCTAACGCAAGACTCTGCATGCCGGAGTTCCCGGTTGATATGTTTGTTGAGGCGGTAAAAGCACTGGTAAAGGTAGAAGAGGACTGGGTTCCATCAGAGCCGGAGACATCTCTTTACATCCGTCCGTTTATGTTTGCAACAGAAGCTGCACTCGGCGTACATATGGCATCTGCTTATAAGTTTATGATTATCTGCTGCCCGGTTGGCGCTTATTATGCAGAGGGAATCAACCCGGTTAAGATCTTAGTTGAGGATGAACTGGTTCGTGCCGTAAAAGGTGGTACCGGATTTACAAAATGCGGTGGTAACTACGCAGGTTCTATTTTAGGACAGGTTAAAGCAGAGAAGATGGGATATTCCCAGGTACTCTGGTTAGATGGTGAACATCGG
This window encodes:
- a CDS encoding GtrA family protein, with amino-acid sequence MSSIKNLWQNFADKHPGASKWVREGGLFVIVSNLITVFKYLMLLFLPLAFAGLPNIDFGFPGIDITLFGETFKWNIIGYDAAHGGLPYFCAYMVAMVIGECINFPIQRTFVFRSKGNIWYQAFWYLIAFCIVTCIVNSINCIWVAVAGMFVPDWLYNIGTTVLNGGVSMVVFFFVNKIIFPEGEAKA
- a CDS encoding TetR/AcrR family transcriptional regulator — translated: MTKQVEGVSEKIIACAKEEFLQKGYSDASLRTIAEKAGTTTGSIYSRFKDKEGLFSAIVEPAADHLVQMFLHTQETFHGLEEEQQPKEMKHYVSSGMVEMIDYIYDNFEVFELLLDASYGTKFQDFVERLVEIETEYTYKYMDVIHYRTEDGEVITEDFIHIMTRALFESMFEVVRHKMTKEKALRYMDMLEKYHYGGWNAILKWE
- a CDS encoding ABC transporter ATP-binding protein, producing MESDAKLKKQSSLARLFEYAGNYKYLTILSWIFSVVSAWIALVPFYYIWRVIKEILDVAPHYENAGNLANYGWHAVGFAILSMFLYICGLLCSHLSAFHVQAGIRSQLMHHIMTLPMGFMDSDGSGKIRKIVNESSEATETYLAHQLPDQAGAIATPVGLLVLLLMFDWRLGLLSLIPVVAAFLIMGSMTGQRMKDKMTEYQNALEEMSSEAVEYVRGIPVVKTFGQSVFSFKRFRDSIKKYEKWTIAYTKELRLPMTFYTTIINAAFAVLIAVTFYVVRGGESDTFLLNLMFYIIITPIITVTLNKIMYASENQMIVEDALTRIDSILEKKPLTEAAGKADPKDMSITFENVSFRYEDAAKDALHNINLKIREGEHVAFVGPSGGGKSTLASLIARFFDATEGKIRIGGVDVRDIPSKQLMDMVSFVFQDSKLLKMSVYENVRMGRKDATREEVMEALKNAQCEDIIEKLPDSIDTVIGAKGTYVSGGEAQRLSIARAMLKNAPILILDEATAFADPDNEAKVQQAFSKLSTGKTVIMIAHRLSSVVDADRICVLKDGEIVESGTHKELSEAQKLYAHMGDAYNKSVRWKVGE
- a CDS encoding ABC transporter ATP-binding protein, which codes for MSFKEKIQHKYALSEQGAKDMIKAFVSVTISDIVLMFPVGMLYFLVKDYMGGTLGGRGGFYLAGSLICLALIAITTYIQYNATFFATYVESGVRRITLAEKLRKIPLSFFGKKDLSDLTSTIMADCATMETVSSHVIPELIGACISTALVALSLFFFDWRMALAALWVLPVSFLIVGCSGKVQNSLSRKQMKLKMDCADGIQEGLETVRDLRANNAQDDYMKGLDKKIKAVEKHAIVTELGMAVFVASAQMILKLGIATVALTGGILLAKGSIDVLTFFMFLLVVSRIYDPMQISLQNLAAMISANIQSERLDEILSHEIQTGTDQLSHKGYDITFSNVRFSYDRKESVLKDVTFTAKQGEVTALIGPSGGGKTTVSRLAARFWDIEKGKITVGGMDISKINPETLMSLYSIVFQDVTLFNNTIMENIRIGRQDATDEEVIVAAKLAHCDEFAQKLPDGWQTMIGENGSELSGGERQRISIARAFLKDAPIILLDEATASLDVDNETLIQEALSKLIRNKTVLIIAHRMRTVANADKIVVLKDGVVAEEGTPDELSGKDGIYHHMVETQMQAAGWVL
- a CDS encoding Rpn family recombination-promoting nuclease/putative transposase, whose amino-acid sequence is MGTVDIVTKEYMRENAIFADAFNYLIYGGKKVIDPAGLTEIDTATSAVGKKDALQKYRDVLKAAVIKQDEKMSYVLLGVENQTDVHYAMPVRNAIYDALQYGKQVSDIAAGHRRSQKDYSGKTGGEYLSGFLKEDHIKPVITLVIHFGAEEWDGPLSLHEMMPIRDMEILSYVENYRIHLIDPAKLTEEELNKFSTSMREVMGYIKYSNNKEKLLDFLRTDTHKSIEMNAARVIKTITKTPIKISEEKEGIEMCQAIEELIAESEARGEVRGKAEGMIEMCLEMNIPKKGIIKRLQDKLNISMQQADEYFRMYGTKND
- a CDS encoding flavin reductase family protein, with protein sequence MHTFQPMTADMMEFDPFTKIGKEWALLTAGSKDKANTMTISWGGVGILWGKNVAFVFVRDSRYTKELIDKNEFFSLSFLSEKYRDALNYCGSHSGRDENDKISAAGLTLTSRHSIPFIDEGNMILLCEKMSATRLTEDSFLMPEIAQKWYADHDMHTMYIAEIIDILAR
- a CDS encoding ECF transporter S component encodes the protein MKITTKQITTTAVLLAICIVSQFFKNTSVYITGPIINACLIIAALGAGMACGIILSVITPVTSFLITGSPIMSAIPAIIPCVMIGNIILVVAVSLIAKKIKGNAGLIAGMAAGSIVKALFMGVVIALVLIPSLLPEAMVPKMAVFQTTFSVTQLITAVIGSVLAFIIWIPLKKVIAEQN
- a CDS encoding branched-chain amino acid aminotransferase, whose amino-acid sequence is MDIRFEKREHLKEKPDQKHLGFGKYMTDYMFVMDWTKEEGWKDARIVPEGPITMDPACVTLHYAQETFEGMKAYRTAEGKIQLFRPEMNAKRMINSNARLCMPEFPVDMFVEAVKALVKVEEDWVPSEPETSLYIRPFMFATEAALGVHMASAYKFMIICCPVGAYYAEGINPVKILVEDELVRAVKGGTGFTKCGGNYAGSILGQVKAEKMGYSQVLWLDGEHRKYVEEVGTMNIMFKIAGEIYTAPIEGTVLPGVTRDSMIHLLRDWGYKVNETRLSVDDLMKAGHDGTLEEVFGTGTAAVISPVGELRYKDDVVTINDFKIGELTQKLYDTLTGIQWGKLPDKYGWTVEVK